The Natrinema salaciae genome contains a region encoding:
- a CDS encoding phage terminase large subunit family protein, with the protein MSSLLESDDVDASAEQLLELVSDPETKRDLLNPFETGDWITYANELTRNYMAEEMAEDQYHLLGDHHEHWLEGFDGGDRVLLCHRDGLKTTITLAYLIASLEYKDGFRAVWAMNNQGSVKKKADTEFWKFVERNPWLTNLNGPRKKDTIEAKEWAHGSMLNAGWLFGGIEGDRAHLLVLDDIIKEKGDGDTEDVLDWIQAVSVPMVKEGGRTVMIGTRKRPDDIYNDYRNLEGYEFDEYPAILDFWDQQFGADDDWQDRRPDEELYTKVEDPWNEGETLQVLWPEARGPQWLANKRSQMADHRFWREYCLVIMGSSGNLIEATDVRKPAAEGGCSIDDRDPPPKYRAGPGEAIILGHDPANSPTGDDAAFSVWLLQRDGRRRLLDAHAEAGMQPSQVKNQLLEFDRRYDPALVVIEDNGMQSYVAEDAIEFDAQLAAKVTGLTTSGQKHSWENGIPRIRTLVENGYILFHRGHRPTEDFITAMQSLERRDGKLHGHTPDLIASWYMAEKGFRRLESMGALDDVDDRDDGDENEGGDGSSGVSYL; encoded by the coding sequence ATGAGTAGTCTACTCGAGTCCGACGACGTCGATGCCAGCGCCGAGCAACTCCTTGAGCTCGTCTCCGATCCCGAGACCAAACGCGACCTCTTGAACCCGTTCGAGACGGGCGACTGGATCACGTACGCGAACGAGCTCACGCGGAACTACATGGCCGAGGAGATGGCCGAAGACCAGTACCACCTCCTGGGCGATCATCACGAGCACTGGCTCGAGGGCTTCGACGGCGGCGATCGCGTCCTGCTGTGCCATCGCGACGGACTGAAGACGACGATCACGCTGGCCTACCTCATCGCCTCGCTCGAGTACAAAGACGGCTTCCGAGCGGTCTGGGCGATGAACAACCAGGGCTCGGTCAAGAAGAAAGCGGACACCGAGTTCTGGAAGTTCGTCGAGCGTAACCCGTGGCTCACAAACCTGAATGGGCCGCGGAAGAAGGACACGATCGAGGCCAAGGAGTGGGCCCACGGCTCGATGCTCAACGCCGGCTGGCTCTTCGGCGGGATCGAGGGCGACCGCGCACATCTGCTCGTCCTGGACGACATCATCAAGGAGAAAGGCGACGGGGACACCGAAGATGTCCTCGACTGGATCCAGGCCGTCTCCGTCCCGATGGTCAAAGAGGGCGGCCGTACGGTGATGATCGGGACCCGGAAGCGTCCGGACGATATCTACAACGACTACCGCAACCTCGAGGGGTACGAGTTCGACGAGTATCCTGCAATCCTCGACTTCTGGGATCAGCAGTTCGGCGCCGACGACGACTGGCAGGATCGTCGGCCCGACGAGGAACTCTACACCAAAGTCGAGGATCCGTGGAACGAGGGCGAGACACTCCAGGTGCTGTGGCCGGAAGCTCGAGGTCCCCAGTGGCTCGCGAACAAGCGCTCCCAGATGGCTGACCATCGGTTCTGGCGAGAATACTGTCTCGTCATCATGGGCTCGAGCGGCAACCTGATCGAGGCAACCGATGTCCGGAAGCCGGCCGCGGAAGGCGGCTGCTCGATCGACGATCGCGACCCGCCGCCGAAGTACCGTGCCGGTCCGGGCGAGGCGATCATCCTGGGTCACGACCCGGCGAACTCGCCGACTGGTGACGATGCTGCCTTCTCGGTCTGGCTCCTGCAACGCGATGGTCGACGTCGTCTCTTGGACGCCCACGCCGAAGCGGGAATGCAACCGAGTCAGGTCAAAAACCAACTCCTCGAGTTCGACCGACGGTACGACCCCGCGCTGGTCGTGATCGAGGACAACGGGATGCAGTCCTACGTCGCCGAGGATGCTATTGAGTTCGATGCCCAGCTGGCTGCGAAGGTAACCGGGCTGACGACGTCCGGCCAGAAACACAGCTGGGAGAACGGCATCCCGCGGATCCGGACGCTCGTCGAGAACGGCTACATCCTCTTTCACCGTGGCCATCGCCCAACCGAGGACTTCATCACGGCGATGCAAAGCCTCGAGCGTCGCGACGGGAAGCTCCACGGCCACACGCCCGACCTTATTGCATCGTGGTACATGGCCGAGAAGGGATTCCGCCGGCTCGAGTCGATGGGAGCACTCGACGACGTCGACGATCGCGACGACGGCGACGAAAACGAGGGCGGAGATGGCAGCAGTGGCGTGAGTTACCTCTAA
- a CDS encoding helix-hairpin-helix domain-containing protein, which yields MTEDLTEIDGVGPAIAEALEEAGFETVDDVLTASVDELAAIHMLGESSAASILEDEDGGKGRPSKLEKYEDDIFEAARQGLTYEGIARVAGVGVSTLHDWREAHEDFSESLERARSEAERELIQDVDAEFVLERSYGYVKTEKREVDMDADIDQTTTQELGEDEKEIARQLIQMKQQQDSGDLNE from the coding sequence ATGACCGAGGACCTCACCGAGATTGACGGCGTCGGCCCAGCGATAGCCGAAGCGCTCGAGGAGGCTGGCTTCGAGACCGTCGACGACGTCCTCACTGCGAGCGTCGACGAACTCGCCGCCATCCATATGCTCGGTGAATCCTCGGCAGCTTCGATCCTCGAAGATGAGGACGGCGGCAAAGGCCGCCCTTCGAAACTTGAGAAGTACGAGGACGACATCTTTGAGGCTGCACGACAGGGTCTCACCTACGAGGGGATCGCCCGTGTTGCAGGTGTCGGCGTCTCCACGCTTCACGACTGGCGGGAGGCTCACGAGGATTTCTCGGAATCGCTCGAACGCGCGCGAAGCGAAGCCGAGCGTGAATTGATCCAGGACGTTGACGCTGAGTTTGTCCTCGAGCGCTCCTACGGCTACGTTAAGACCGAGAAGCGCGAGGTCGACATGGACGCCGACATCGACCAAACAACCACCCAGGAACTCGGCGAAGATGAGAAAGAGATCGCACGACAGTTGATCCAGATGAAGCAGCAGCAGGATTCGGGAGATCTCAATGAGTAG
- a CDS encoding minichromosome maintenance protein MCM encodes MSAAKDAANAELVEAFQEFFRGYYGEEIRTLAQHYPNEQRSLEVDWEDLFRFDPDLADDYLAKPEQFQRYAEEALRLYDLPIDVSLGNAHVRVYNLNETDSYYPGWFSPTKRHNKEPFLTIEGQVEKATDVDPKIEDAAFECQLCGSLNRVPQSGTADDFQEPHECQGCERQGPFQINFDQSEFVDAQLLRLAEPPEVVAGGEGTKIDVALEDDLTDQAEPGDRVDVTGRLRLKQDGSNNKKSNRFKPYLKGHHIEISDTDFEDLEITEEDKQQIEAIVNGEYGPLFEAILGSIAPDLTGEKYDLIKEGLFLMLIGGATVELDNGREVRGVFHMLLIGDASTGKSTLLREANLIAPRSVFANGKGATEAGMTATAKQDDWADGEWTLDAGALVQANNGLASIDEIDKVREDVQDSMHGAMADMKVDVNKAGINTTLPAETSVFAGGNPKHSRWDDYVADSEQIDLSETLLSRFALIFKLQDIPDEETDREKAEHVLETKEAAKAKRAGEESYTDDDDRIIDHDLLRKYVAYARQLPDPRFRTEEERNKLRDAYVRMRAVNGYDEDAPVPITLRKLQDMHRLAEASARARLSQWIQEEDIQRAKRLVGESLQDYGMNEDGEFDADIVEVNASKPQQDRVKNVKAVIREMQAGKAGGVPYEDVYERLEEQGISQEKAKHEIEKLKQKGDAYEPKTNKEVRVT; translated from the coding sequence ATGTCGGCCGCGAAAGACGCTGCAAACGCGGAACTCGTGGAAGCCTTCCAGGAGTTCTTCCGCGGCTACTATGGCGAGGAGATCCGCACGCTCGCCCAGCACTACCCGAACGAGCAGCGGTCCCTCGAGGTCGACTGGGAGGATCTCTTCCGGTTCGATCCCGACCTCGCAGATGACTACCTCGCCAAGCCTGAGCAGTTCCAGCGCTATGCCGAAGAGGCACTCCGATTGTACGACCTCCCGATCGACGTCTCACTCGGGAACGCTCACGTCCGCGTGTACAATCTGAACGAGACCGACTCGTACTACCCGGGTTGGTTCTCTCCGACGAAGCGTCACAACAAGGAACCGTTCCTCACGATCGAGGGCCAGGTCGAGAAGGCGACCGACGTCGATCCGAAGATCGAGGATGCGGCCTTCGAATGCCAGCTCTGTGGCTCGCTCAACCGAGTCCCGCAGTCTGGTACGGCCGACGACTTCCAAGAGCCTCACGAATGCCAGGGCTGTGAACGGCAGGGTCCGTTCCAAATCAACTTCGATCAGTCAGAGTTCGTCGACGCCCAGCTGCTTCGACTGGCCGAGCCGCCGGAGGTCGTTGCCGGTGGCGAGGGGACGAAGATCGACGTCGCCCTCGAGGACGATCTCACCGATCAGGCCGAGCCTGGTGATCGCGTCGACGTCACCGGTCGCCTCCGCCTCAAGCAGGACGGCTCGAACAACAAGAAGAGCAACCGGTTTAAGCCCTACCTCAAGGGCCACCACATCGAGATCTCCGATACGGACTTCGAGGACCTCGAGATCACCGAGGAGGACAAACAGCAGATCGAAGCGATCGTCAACGGCGAGTACGGCCCGCTGTTCGAGGCCATCCTCGGCAGTATCGCACCCGACCTGACCGGCGAGAAGTACGACCTCATCAAGGAGGGGCTCTTCCTGATGTTGATCGGTGGCGCGACTGTCGAACTCGACAACGGTCGGGAGGTCCGGGGCGTCTTCCACATGCTGCTGATCGGCGACGCCTCCACGGGGAAGTCGACACTCCTCCGGGAGGCCAACCTGATCGCACCGCGATCGGTCTTCGCGAACGGCAAAGGTGCAACAGAGGCGGGGATGACCGCGACGGCGAAACAGGACGACTGGGCGGACGGCGAGTGGACGCTCGACGCCGGCGCGCTCGTCCAGGCGAACAACGGCCTCGCATCTATCGATGAGATCGACAAGGTTCGCGAAGACGTCCAGGACTCGATGCACGGTGCGATGGCCGACATGAAAGTCGATGTCAATAAGGCGGGGATCAACACGACACTCCCCGCGGAGACGTCGGTATTCGCCGGCGGCAACCCCAAACACTCCCGGTGGGACGACTACGTCGCCGACAGCGAACAGATCGACCTGAGCGAGACGCTCCTCTCACGGTTCGCGCTTATCTTCAAACTGCAGGACATCCCGGATGAAGAGACGGACCGAGAGAAGGCAGAACACGTCCTCGAGACGAAAGAGGCGGCGAAAGCGAAGCGGGCCGGTGAAGAGAGTTACACCGATGACGACGATCGTATCATCGATCACGATCTCCTCCGGAAGTACGTTGCCTACGCGCGACAACTCCCAGACCCGCGATTCCGTACTGAAGAGGAGCGGAATAAGCTCCGCGATGCGTACGTCCGAATGCGTGCCGTCAACGGCTACGACGAGGACGCTCCGGTCCCAATCACGCTGCGGAAACTCCAGGATATGCACCGGTTGGCCGAAGCGAGCGCTCGAGCACGGCTCTCACAGTGGATCCAAGAGGAGGACATCCAACGCGCCAAGCGGCTGGTCGGCGAGTCCCTCCAGGACTACGGGATGAACGAAGACGGCGAGTTCGACGCCGACATTGTCGAGGTGAACGCCTCGAAGCCTCAACAGGACCGTGTCAAGAACGTCAAAGCGGTCATCCGAGAAATGCAGGCCGGCAAAGCTGGTGGCGTCCCCTACGAAGACGTCTACGAGAGACTGGAGGAGCAAGGGATCTCGCAAGAGAAAGCGAAACACGAGATCGAGAAATTGAAACAGAAAGGTGACGCCTACGAGCCGAAGACGAACAAAGAGGTGCGGGTGACGTAG
- the rpl12p gene encoding 50S ribosomal protein P1 — protein MEYVYAALILNESDEEINEDNLTNVLDAAGVDVEESRVKALVAALEDVDIDEAVSEAAAVPAGGAAAGGAAGGEAAADEDEDEEVEETSDVPDTTDDDDEDDEADGEGLGELFG, from the coding sequence ATGGAATACGTATACGCTGCACTCATCCTGAACGAATCGGACGAAGAGATCAACGAAGACAACCTGACGAACGTGCTCGACGCTGCCGGCGTCGACGTCGAAGAGTCCCGCGTCAAGGCGCTCGTCGCCGCGCTCGAGGACGTCGACATCGACGAGGCAGTCTCCGAGGCCGCCGCCGTCCCCGCTGGCGGAGCCGCCGCAGGCGGTGCCGCGGGTGGCGAGGCCGCTGCCGACGAGGACGAGGACGAAGAGGTCGAAGAGACCAGCGACGTGCCGGACACGACGGACGACGACGACGAAGACGACGAGGCCGACGGCGAGGGTCTCGGCGAACTCTTCGGGTAA
- a CDS encoding 50S ribosomal protein L10 — MSAQAERKTENLPQWKKEEVDELEQIIDEYESVGVVGIAGIPSKQLQDMRRDLYGTAVLRVSRNTLQTRALEDAGFGDLVDHIEGQVGIIATDENPFSLYKELEASKTPAPINEGEVAPNDIVIPEGDTGVDPGPFVGELQSIGANARIEEGSIQVMEDSTVLEAGEEVSADLSNVLNELGIEPKEVGLDLRAVIADGVLFDPEDLDIDVDAYRSDVSTAAARARNLSLNASFPTASTAPTLIAKATGEAKSLGLQAAIEDEDLMPDLVTKADAQLRALAAQIDDEEALPEELQDVEAAAEPAAAEDESADEQTEDETETEDAEDDDDDDEDDGDGAAGLGEMFG, encoded by the coding sequence ATGAGCGCACAGGCTGAACGCAAAACCGAGAACCTTCCCCAGTGGAAGAAAGAGGAAGTCGACGAACTCGAACAAATTATCGACGAGTACGAGAGCGTCGGCGTCGTCGGCATCGCCGGCATTCCCTCGAAGCAGCTTCAGGACATGCGCCGCGACCTGTACGGGACCGCCGTGTTGCGCGTCAGCCGCAACACCCTGCAGACTCGTGCCCTCGAGGACGCCGGATTCGGCGACCTCGTCGACCACATCGAGGGGCAGGTCGGGATCATCGCGACCGACGAGAACCCGTTCTCGCTGTACAAGGAGCTCGAGGCGTCGAAGACGCCCGCTCCGATCAACGAGGGCGAGGTCGCCCCGAACGACATCGTCATCCCCGAAGGGGACACCGGTGTCGACCCGGGGCCGTTCGTCGGCGAGCTACAGAGCATCGGCGCGAACGCGCGCATCGAAGAGGGTTCGATCCAGGTCATGGAGGACTCGACGGTCCTCGAGGCCGGCGAGGAGGTCTCCGCCGATCTGTCGAACGTCCTCAACGAACTCGGTATCGAGCCCAAGGAGGTCGGTCTCGACCTCCGCGCCGTCATCGCTGACGGCGTGCTCTTCGACCCGGAGGACCTCGACATCGACGTCGACGCCTACCGGAGCGACGTGTCGACGGCCGCCGCCCGCGCTCGGAACCTCTCGCTCAACGCGAGCTTCCCGACCGCGTCGACGGCCCCGACCCTCATCGCCAAGGCCACGGGCGAGGCAAAGAGCCTCGGCCTGCAGGCAGCGATCGAGGACGAAGACCTGATGCCCGACCTCGTGACCAAGGCCGACGCACAGCTGCGTGCGCTCGCGGCCCAGATCGACGACGAGGAGGCCCTGCCTGAGGAGCTTCAGGACGTCGAGGCGGCCGCCGAACCGGCGGCGGCCGAGGACGAATCGGCAGACGAGCAGACCGAAGACGAGACCGAGACCGAAGACGCCGAGGACGACGATGACGACGACGAAGACGACGGCGACGGCGCGGCCGGTCTCGGCGAGATGTTCGGCTAA
- a CDS encoding 50S ribosomal protein L1 encodes MADSDIETAVARALEDSPDRNFTETVDLAINLRDLDLNEPSNRVDESIVLPSGTGQETRIVVIAEGETAVRAEEAADEVLSVDDVADLDDDDAKDMADETDFFIAEEAMMQDIARHLGTILGPRGKMPDPLSPDDDVVETVNRLKNTVQLRSGDRRTFHTLVGAEDMDAEDISDNIDVILRRLHADLEKGPQNIDAVYVKTTMGPSVEVA; translated from the coding sequence ATGGCAGATTCGGATATTGAAACAGCAGTAGCGCGCGCACTCGAGGATTCGCCCGATCGGAACTTTACCGAGACGGTCGACCTCGCGATCAATCTGCGCGACTTAGACCTGAACGAACCGTCGAACCGCGTTGACGAGTCTATCGTCCTGCCGTCCGGAACCGGCCAGGAGACCCGTATCGTCGTCATCGCCGAAGGAGAGACCGCAGTCCGCGCCGAAGAGGCGGCGGACGAGGTCCTTTCGGTGGACGACGTGGCCGATCTGGACGACGACGACGCCAAGGACATGGCCGACGAGACGGACTTCTTCATCGCCGAAGAGGCGATGATGCAAGACATCGCCCGGCATCTGGGTACCATTCTCGGTCCCCGAGGAAAAATGCCGGACCCGCTCTCGCCCGACGACGACGTCGTCGAAACCGTCAACCGGCTCAAAAACACCGTGCAGCTTCGCTCCGGCGACCGACGAACGTTCCACACTCTCGTCGGCGCCGAAGACATGGATGCCGAAGACATCTCCGACAACATCGACGTCATCCTGCGTCGCCTGCACGCTGACCTCGAGAAGGGCCCCCAGAACATCGACGCCGTCTACGTGAAGACGACGATGGGGCCGTCCGTGGAGGTGGCCTAG
- a CDS encoding 50S ribosomal protein L11 — translation MAGTIEVLVPGGQANPGPPLGPELGPTPVDVQAVVQEINDQTEAFDGTEVPVTVDYEDDGSFEIDVGVPPTAALVKDEAGFETGSGEPQKDFVADLSVDQVKKIAEQKHPDLLAYDTINAAKEVVGTCASMGVTIEGNDAREFKERVDDGEYDDVLAEA, via the coding sequence ATGGCTGGAACCATCGAAGTGCTCGTTCCGGGTGGCCAGGCCAACCCTGGCCCACCGCTCGGTCCCGAGCTCGGACCGACCCCCGTCGACGTGCAGGCCGTCGTACAGGAGATCAACGATCAGACCGAAGCGTTCGACGGGACCGAAGTCCCCGTCACCGTCGACTACGAAGACGACGGCTCCTTCGAGATCGACGTCGGTGTCCCGCCGACGGCGGCGCTGGTCAAAGACGAAGCCGGCTTCGAGACCGGGAGCGGCGAGCCGCAGAAGGACTTCGTCGCCGACCTCTCCGTCGATCAGGTCAAGAAGATCGCCGAGCAGAAACACCCCGACCTGCTCGCCTACGACACGATCAACGCCGCGAAGGAAGTCGTCGGCACCTGCGCTTCGATGGGCGTCACCATCGAGGGCAACGACGCTCGCGAGTTCAAGGAGCGAGTCGACGACGGCGAGTACGACGACGTGCTGGCCGAAGCATAA
- the cutA gene encoding divalent-cation tolerance protein CutA → MPTVYVTAPPDAADELAETLVDERLAACVNRFPTTSVYRWEGEVHRDEETVLLAKTTDDAYAGLVERVQELHPYDVPCIERFDESDVLESFATWRTEHVE, encoded by the coding sequence ATGCCAACCGTCTACGTTACGGCCCCGCCGGACGCGGCCGACGAACTCGCGGAAACGCTGGTCGACGAACGCCTCGCAGCGTGCGTCAATCGGTTCCCGACGACGTCGGTCTACCGCTGGGAGGGCGAGGTTCACCGCGACGAGGAAACGGTCTTGCTCGCGAAGACGACCGACGACGCCTACGCAGGGCTCGTCGAACGCGTCCAGGAACTGCATCCCTACGACGTCCCCTGCATCGAGCGGTTCGACGAGAGCGACGTCCTCGAGTCGTTCGCGACGTGGCGGACGGAGCACGTCGAGTAA
- a CDS encoding HEWD family protein, translated as MSAQVRKPTARICEACGRGEQWDDDLEAWQIARDGDRKQVGNPHCIHEWDITGTFKPVDAADS; from the coding sequence ATGAGCGCACAGGTACGAAAACCGACCGCGAGAATCTGCGAAGCGTGCGGTCGCGGCGAACAGTGGGACGACGACCTCGAGGCCTGGCAGATCGCCCGCGACGGCGACCGCAAACAGGTCGGCAATCCACACTGCATTCACGAGTGGGACATCACGGGCACCTTCAAACCGGTCGACGCGGCCGATAGCTGA